In Mercurialis annua linkage group LG6, ddMerAnnu1.2, whole genome shotgun sequence, the following are encoded in one genomic region:
- the LOC126688137 gene encoding 40S ribosomal protein S17-like, whose amino-acid sequence MGRVRTKTVKKSSRQVIERYYSRMTHDFHTNKKILEEVAIIPSKRLRNKIAGFSTHLMKRIQKGPVRGISLKLQEEERERRMDFVPEVSAIKTDLIEVDKETIDMLSALGMSDVPGIVQVELAAAPVTQFTFGRGAGAGAGGAKRF is encoded by the coding sequence ATGGGTAGGGTCCGAACAAAGACGGTGAAGAAATCATCCCGTCAGGTAATCGAACGGTACTATTCACGTATGACCCACGATTTCCACACGAACAAGAAGATTCTCGAAGAAGTCGCCATTATCCCATCGAAGCGGCTCCGTAACAAGATTGCCGGGTTTTCGACCCATTTGATGAAGCGGATCCAAAAGGGTCCCGTTCGCGGGATTTCACTGAAACTTCAAGAGGAAGAGAGGGAGCGGCGGATGGATTTTGTGCCGGAAGTTTCGGCAATTAAGACTGACTTGATTGAGGTTGACAAGGAGACGATTGATATGCTTTCGGCGCTCGGTATGAGTGATGTTCCGGGTATTGTTCAGGTCGAACTGGCTGCTGCCCCTGTTACTCAGTTTACTTTTGGTAGAGGGGCCGGTGCTGGTGCCGGCGGTGCAAAGaggttttga
- the LOC126688138 gene encoding uncharacterized protein LOC126688138 produces MEEDEFQRLLNLFPLVRPSNYHIDLDPSKQSTSKPPLNQVKKWEDALEEPPEKGESSNNRREIQTQPGDSSETFWEKLRVAAESKVGAAEAKKFCNAFQQVHKRLVYEELSSDGARRFINSTERSKEQFSS; encoded by the exons ATGGAAGAAGATGAATTTCAACGCCTCCTTAATCTCTTCCCCCTTGTCCGACCCAGCAATTATCAT atTGATTTAGACCCATCAAAGCAATCAACTTCTAAACCACCACTTAATCAG GTGAAGAAGTGGGAGGATGCTTTGGAGGAGCCACCCGAAAAAGGGGAGTCTAGTAATAACAGAAGGGAAATTCAGACTCAGCCTGGTGATTCAAGTG AAACATTCTGGGAGAAGCTAAGGGTAGCAGCTGAGAGTAAG GTCGGTGCCGCCGAGGCCAAGAAATTTTGCAATGCTTTTCAACAAGTTCACAAGCGACTG GTATACGAAGAGCTGAGCTCGGATGGTGCTCGCAGGTTTATAAACTCAACAGAGAGGTCGAAAGAGCAATTTTCTTCCTAG